AAAGAACCCGGAATCCAGGAGCCAATAGTCAGAATAAAATCCTTTCCTTCTGGATCCTGAATTCTGACTCCTGAATTCGAGTCTTACATATACATCCCGCCGTTGATATGGATTACCTGGCCGGTAATATAATCCGAGGCCCGGGAAACCAAAAAGACCACCAGTTCGGCCACCTCTTCGGGTTGTCCGCTCCGTCCCATGGGGATGGTCTTCAAAAAATCCTGGCGCACCTGTTCCGAAAGGACGGCGGTCATTTCCGTATCGATAAATCCCGGGGCGATGGCATTGACCTGGATGCCCCGGGCGGCCACTTCTTTGGCCACCGATTTGGTAAAGCCCATGACCCCGGCCTTGGAAGCGGCATAATTGGCCTGGCCGGCATTGCCGGTTGCGCCGACTACTGAAGCGACATTGACAATTTTCCCCGATTTATTTTTGATCATGGAACGGATTACCGCCTGGGTACAATTAAAAACCCCCTTCAGGTTGATGGTTATCACCCGGTCCCAATCTTCTTCTTTCATCCGCATCAGCAGGGTATCCCGGGTAATCCCGGCGTTATTG
This window of the Deltaproteobacteria bacterium genome carries:
- the fabG gene encoding 3-oxoacyl-[acyl-carrier-protein] reductase translates to MNEDQRVILITGASRGIGRAIALHLAGPGVVLLLNHYDPDPAMAEQTLREVEAKGARVKICYFNVADFQEVQSQTDGLLKEWGRIDVLINNAGITRDTLLMRMKEEDWDRVITINLKGVFNCTQAVIRSMIKNKSGKIVNVASVVGATGNAGQANYAASKAGVMGFTKSVAKEVAARGIQVNAIAPGFIDTEMTAVLSEQVRQDFLKTIPMGRSGQPEEVAELVVFLVSRASDYITGQVIHINGGMYM